The following nucleotide sequence is from Geoalkalibacter sp..
CAAGGCGGGCCAGTTGCCGTGTCCCTGCTGGCAGGTGCCCATGACACTGGATTTTCTTGAAACTCACGCCCTGGATCTGGCCCTGGCGCAACTGACGGCCCGCATTCATTGACCCTATCGTCCGTGCTTGCCGAGGAGACACTCATGCCCATCCGTACCGAACTGCTCGAAATCCTCGCCTGCCCGAAGTGCAAGGGACCGATCCGCCTTGCCGAGGAAGATGGAAGCCTGCGCTGCGATGCCTGCCGTCTGGCCTATCCCATCCGCGATGAAATCCCCGTCATGCTCATCGATGAAGCCCAATCGTTTTAGGGGTTAGGGTTGAGAGGCAGGTCAGAGAGCTCATCTGCCGGAAAGGCGCTGATTCTTAGCGACGGTAAACCGGGGCATCGCAACCAGGCCGTCGCCCTTGCGCGCCATCTGGGCCTATCATTCGATGCTGCAGAGGTGCATTTTTGTTGCCGACCTGCGAAAGCGATATCATACCTTTTGGACCGTTTTGGTTTTTATCTTTCCGGACTGTTTTCCCTCAGCACATCCGATGCGGATCAGTATTGTGCCTTGATCGCCGCCGGCTCCGAATCCTATTATGCCGCGAAGACCCTGGGGCGAAAGTATGGTATTCCCGCAGCAGCAGTGATGTT
It contains:
- a CDS encoding Trm112 family protein; translation: MPIRTELLEILACPKCKGPIRLAEEDGSLRCDACRLAYPIRDEIPVMLIDEAQSF